Proteins encoded within one genomic window of Candidatus Effluviviaceae Genus V sp.:
- a CDS encoding ATP--guanido phosphotransferase, translating to MAAARLDAIMSGPAAWLSGAGPHSEVFLSTRVRVARNLDNVPFPERASNDALVRVRERVLDAVARNNYLMNARVVVMDDADSAGRQALVERHIISPAFAACGEGRACIIGEREVVSGMINEEDHLRLHCIRSGLQPVDAWRLLERVDSELDRNLHYAFSSDWGFLTACPTNVGTGIRVSVLAHLAALARMRRATSVLAGISKLGLSVRGFYGEGSQATGSFFQISNQTTLGQSEDDIAYTVERVAGQLVSLEEEAREDLLEREPRRLEDEVFRAYGALRNARLLKAEEVMELCSVLRLGVALGLIDEVSLGTVNRLLVVTQPGHLMMTHGRSDASAAWDAARAELVRRELSEPN from the coding sequence ATGGCAGCAGCCAGGCTTGACGCGATCATGAGCGGCCCAGCCGCCTGGCTCTCAGGCGCCGGGCCGCACTCCGAGGTCTTCCTCTCGACGCGCGTGCGCGTCGCGCGGAACCTCGACAACGTCCCGTTCCCCGAGCGGGCCTCGAACGACGCGCTCGTTCGCGTCCGGGAGCGCGTGCTCGACGCGGTCGCCAGGAACAACTACCTGATGAACGCCCGCGTCGTCGTGATGGACGATGCCGATTCCGCAGGTCGCCAGGCGCTGGTCGAACGTCACATCATCAGTCCCGCCTTCGCGGCGTGCGGCGAGGGAAGGGCCTGCATCATCGGCGAGCGCGAGGTCGTCTCGGGCATGATCAACGAGGAGGACCACCTCAGGCTGCACTGCATCCGCTCGGGACTTCAACCCGTCGATGCCTGGCGGCTCCTCGAGAGAGTCGACTCCGAGCTGGACCGGAACTTGCATTATGCCTTCTCCAGCGACTGGGGTTTTCTCACGGCCTGTCCGACGAACGTCGGCACGGGGATCCGTGTGTCGGTGCTGGCGCACCTGGCGGCCCTCGCACGCATGAGGAGGGCCACGTCGGTGCTCGCCGGGATCTCGAAGCTCGGGCTGTCCGTCCGGGGCTTCTACGGCGAGGGCAGCCAGGCGACCGGCAGCTTCTTCCAGATATCGAACCAGACGACGCTCGGTCAGTCGGAGGACGACATCGCGTACACGGTGGAGCGGGTCGCCGGCCAGCTGGTGTCCCTCGAGGAGGAGGCCCGGGAGGACCTCCTGGAGCGGGAGCCGCGCCGCCTCGAGGACGAGGTGTTCCGCGCCTACGGGGCGCTCAGGAACGCGCGGCTTCTCAAGGCCGAGGAGGTCATGGAGCTCTGCTCGGTGCTCCGCCTCGGCGTGGCGCTCGGTCTCATCGACGAGGTGTCGCTCGGCACGGTCAACAGACTGCTCGTTGTCACGCAGCCCGGACACCTGATGATGACCCACGGCCGCTCGGACGCGTCGGCCGCATGGGACGCGGCCAGAGCCGAGCTGGTCAGACGCGAGCTCTCCGAACCGAACTGA
- a CDS encoding ATP-binding cassette domain-containing protein, which translates to MDVGAGEIIAIVGPSGVGKSTLLHIMGALDRPTTGSVRIDGVDVFDLPDARVAAFRNRTIGFVFQFHHLMRELSAVENVMMPCLIAGRSRPEARERASELLGRVGLSERADHLPGELSGGEEQRVAVARALAVDPLVVLADEPSGNLDRAGSEELHDLIWELRDSFGQTFVIVTHNRSLSSRADRVVVLRDGLVVDAEREVSGAAAV; encoded by the coding sequence ATGGACGTCGGCGCCGGTGAGATCATCGCCATCGTCGGGCCCTCCGGGGTCGGGAAGAGCACGCTCCTCCACATCATGGGGGCGCTCGACCGGCCGACGACAGGGTCGGTCCGCATCGACGGCGTCGACGTCTTCGATCTGCCCGACGCCCGTGTGGCGGCGTTCCGGAACAGGACCATCGGGTTCGTCTTCCAGTTCCATCATCTGATGCGAGAGCTCTCGGCCGTTGAGAACGTCATGATGCCGTGTCTGATCGCGGGGAGGTCGAGGCCCGAGGCCCGCGAGCGCGCTTCGGAGCTCCTCGGACGCGTCGGGCTCTCCGAGAGGGCCGATCATCTCCCGGGCGAGCTTTCCGGCGGAGAGGAGCAGCGTGTCGCCGTCGCCCGGGCGCTCGCCGTCGACCCCCTGGTCGTGCTCGCCGACGAGCCGTCGGGGAACCTCGATCGAGCGGGGAGCGAGGAGCTGCACGATCTCATCTGGGAACTGAGGGACTCCTTCGGGCAGACGTTCGTCATCGTGACGCACAACCGGTCGCTCTCGTCCCGGGCCGACCGCGTGGTCGTGCTCCGTGACGGGTTGGTGGTCGACGCCGAGAGGGAGGTCTCCGGTGCCGCAGCCGTGTGA